CGGCAAGACGATCAATGTGGGGCTCATTGGCTATGGGTTCATGGGCAAGGCGCACTCGAACGGATACCTGAGCGCGCCGAGGTACTTCAACCTCAAGGCGCAGCCCGTGCTCAAGGTGGTGTGCGGTCTCGAGGCCGACGTGGCGGCGGCGTTCGCCGCACAGTGGGGCTGGGAGACCTCCACGAGCGATTGGCGCGAGGTGGTGGCGCGCGACGATATTGACCTCGTGGATATTTCGACGCCGAACAACGTGCACAAGGAGATCGCGGTCGCCGCGGCCAAGGCGGGCAAGCACATCGTGTGTGAGAAACCGCTGGCGATGAACGCGGCCGAGGGCGAGGCGATGGTCAAAGCGGCCTCCGCCGCCAAGGTCGTCAATATGGTCAACCACAACTACCGCCGCGTGCCGGCGATCGCGCTGGCCAAGCAGATGATCGACGCGGGCGAGCTCGGCGACATCTACCATTTCCGCGCCGTCTATCTGCAGGACTGGATCACCGATCCCAACTTCCCGCTCGTGTGGCGCCTGCGCAAGGAGTTGACGGGCAGCGGCGTGCACGGCGACCTCAACGCGCACATCATTGACCTGGCGCTGTGGCTCGTCGGGCCGATTGCCGAGGTGACCGGCATGATGAAGACGTTCATCACCGAGCGGCCCTTGCCGGCGGAAGAAGGGAGTCTGGCCGCTCAGAGCGGCGGCGCTGGGAGCGCCAGGAAGATGGGGAAGGTTACCGTGGACGACGCGACCGCGTTCCTCGCGCGTTTCACAGGCGGTGCCATGGGCACGTTTGAGTCGAGCCGGTTCGGCACAGGGCGCAGGAATGGACAGCGCTTCGAGATCAACGGCTCGAAAGGCTCGATCGTCTTCGAGCTCGAGCGGCTCAATGAGCTGCAGTTCTACAACCACACCGATGCGACCGGCCGTCAGGGCTTCCGCCTGATCCATGTCACGGAACCGAGCCACCCGTACATCGCCAACTACTGGCCCGCCGGACACATCATCGGATGGGAACACACGTTCATCAACGCGGTGGCCGACGTGGTCAACGGCATCGTGGCCAAGAAGGACGTCCACCCGACGTTCGCCGATGGGCTGGCGACGCAAAAGGTCCTCGATGCCGTCGAGGAGTCGGCCAACACGGGGGCCTGGGTCCATATCGGCTAGAGGAGACCGGTCATGACTGCTTCACGCACGATCGTCCTGTTCCTCGCATTGGGGCTGTCGCTTGCGCTGGCGTCCTGCGGGGGCTCCAGCAAGTTCGAGGTGGCCGACGTGACCTTCTGTCACGGCCTCACAGAGAATATGGAGGCCGAACAGCCCGGCGACACCTTCCGGCCTGACGAAACCGTCTATCTCTCGGTCACCTTGAAGGGCCGGCCGAAGCAAGGCACGGTGAGCGCCAAGTTCTACTACGGCGACGAGTTCATCGCCGAGGCGAGCGTCGATCTCGGCGACGTCAACAGCGGCGTTCTTTTCTCCGTCGGGGAGAGCACCTTCGTCGGCTACACGCTGACCCACGAGAACCCGTTCCCCATCGGCGACGAGTACCGCGCCGAGCTGTTCCACGACGACGAACCGATCGGCAAGTACCCGTTCCGCGTCATGGCGGGCAACTGACATCGCGCAGGGTCTGCGGCGGCCGTTCGCAGGAGCCGCCGTGCAACGGGCAGCCCGCCAGAAAGCGGTTGCAGGGGACGGGGCACGCGTGTAACCTGAAGGCGCGGAGGATTGCGAGGACTCACCAATCACGGGAGGACACTAGCCATGAGAATGCTCTTGTTAGTTCCGATCACCGTCCTGCTCGTCGGCGGCTGTTTCGGGCCGTCGTCGGAGCCGCAGGTCGGGCCGATGCCCGACGCGCCCAACGCGCTCAAGATCATCCGGCTCGAGCCGGGCGTGCCCGCGACGCTCCACCCTGGCGACAGGCTGCACGTCGTTGTCCGCTACCGCACGAGCTTGGCCAATGGTGTGAGGATCTTCGCGCGGCCTTTCACCAGCGGCCAGCCGACGCCCGGCTACAAGGCGCATCCCTCAGGCCTGCACCATGGCGAAGATGAGATGACCGGCTGGTTCACCTTCGACAAGCCGGCCAAGGTGCACCGGGTCCGGGTGCAGATGGTTGATGCCACCGACGAGAACCGCGTGATCGCGGAAGCGTGGCACACGGTCAACTCGCAGTGGGTGCAGCCGTCGTCGGACGGCTTGGAGATCACCGGGTTCGAACCGGCGGTGCCGGCGACCCTTCATCCCGGCGACCGGCTCCACGTCACGGTCCACTACCGGATGCAGGCGGTTGCCGGCGTCAAGATCTTCGTCCGGCCGTTCACGAACGACCAGCCGACGCCTGGCTACAAGGCGCACGGCTCGCCCACGTACGGTCGCGGCAATGGGGAGCTGGTCGGGTGGTTCACGTTCGATCAGCAGGCCAAAGTGCACCGGGTCCGGGTTCAGATGGTTGACGCGGCAGATCCCGATCACGTGATCGCGGAGACATGGCACAAGGTCAACTCGCAGTGGGTGAAACCGTAGCGACCAGTTCGAAGGGCGGCCGGGCGCGGTGAGAAACGCGCCCGGCCGTTTCAGTTTGGACGCGAAACGACAGAGGCAATCCAGGCAAGCGAGGG
The DNA window shown above is from Verrucomicrobiota bacterium and carries:
- a CDS encoding Gfo/Idh/MocA family oxidoreductase, which codes for MAGKTINVGLIGYGFMGKAHSNGYLSAPRYFNLKAQPVLKVVCGLEADVAAAFAAQWGWETSTSDWREVVARDDIDLVDISTPNNVHKEIAVAAAKAGKHIVCEKPLAMNAAEGEAMVKAASAAKVVNMVNHNYRRVPAIALAKQMIDAGELGDIYHFRAVYLQDWITDPNFPLVWRLRKELTGSGVHGDLNAHIIDLALWLVGPIAEVTGMMKTFITERPLPAEEGSLAAQSGGAGSARKMGKVTVDDATAFLARFTGGAMGTFESSRFGTGRRNGQRFEINGSKGSIVFELERLNELQFYNHTDATGRQGFRLIHVTEPSHPYIANYWPAGHIIGWEHTFINAVADVVNGIVAKKDVHPTFADGLATQKVLDAVEESANTGAWVHIG